The proteins below come from a single Drosophila suzukii chromosome X, CBGP_Dsuzu_IsoJpt1.0, whole genome shotgun sequence genomic window:
- the PPYR1 gene encoding uncharacterized protein PPYR1, whose product MTSFYGYRCPYEDGMDLSCVSLNYGRRIVRMDRHALLMNALKKMPPKPQKTARLFQPKLEKDKDNETIFIFAAQKDRVKDIRVAATLVKGPESGYGRNHRGARIFDRHSGSNRTGVKAVDKRNGAGAHNWGSPEQEIQMYQKDDSRRNKQSQDVPIQSKAAAEYCSSKDSPVQFTLDEWRAMQALKKKLLQKNQEKASKDDEAGSGESGGSGSSGGSGDEAAGRCSGRQSRLVDIKFYFSSKPGPILRISDYPKSCPKVDDKGQFPKLS is encoded by the coding sequence ATGACTTCGTTCTACGGCTACCGTTGCCCCTACGAGGATGGGATGGATCTATCGTGCGTGAGTTTGAACTATGGTCGCAGGATCGTAAGGATGGACAGGCACGCCCTGCTGATGAATGCCCTCAAGAAGATGCCGCCAAAGCCGCAGAAAACGGCTCGTTTGTTTCAGCCCAAGCTGGAGAAGGACAAGGACAATGAGactatttttatatttgcAGCCCAAAAGGATAGGGTAAAGGATATCCGGGTGGCAGCTACGTTGGTCAAAGGACCGGAATCTGGATACGGACGCAATCATCGTGGTGCTCGGATCTTTGATCGCCATTCCGGTTCAAATCGCACTGGTGTCAAGGCGGTGGACAAACGCAATGGGGCCGGGGCCCACAACTGGGGATCGCCGGAGCAGGAGATCCAGATGTACCAGAAGGACGATTCTCGCAGGAACAAGCAATCACAGGATGTGCCCATCCAATCGAAGGCGGCTGCAGAATATTGTTCCTCGAAGGACTCGCCGGTGCAATTCACACTGGACGAGTGGCGTGCCATGCAGGCCCTAAAGAAGAAATTACTTCAGAAGAATCAGGAGAAGGCTTCCAAGGATGATGAAGCTGGGTCGGGAGAATCAGGAGGTTCAGGAAGCTCTGGAGGATCCGGAGATGAAGCCGCAGGACGCTGCTCTGGTCGCCAATCGCGTCTAGTCGACATCAAGTTCTATTTCAGTTCCAAGCCAGGACCCATTTTGAGGATCAGCGACTACCCAAAGTCCTGCCCAAAGGTCGACGATAAGGGGCAGTTCCCCAAACTTTCTTAA